A portion of the Apus apus isolate bApuApu2 chromosome 3, bApuApu2.pri.cur, whole genome shotgun sequence genome contains these proteins:
- the CLDN20 gene encoding claudin-20, with amino-acid sequence MASASLQFFAFILALFGVFGDITATLLPNWKVNADVGPNIITAITQMQGLWMDCTWYSTGMFSCTLKYSVLSLPIYIQAARTTMVLSCILSAFGICITTVGMKCTKLGGDSDSKSHACFAGGVCFILAGIFGLVPTSWYTREIISSFLDENIPESSKHEPGGAVYAGFISAGFLLIAGVIFCTSCFKKQPGAWICPPKQHHFPATEQESYAGYNLKDYV; translated from the coding sequence ATGGCATCAGCAAGTCTGcagttctttgcttttattctggCTTTGTTCGGTGTTTTTGGAGATATCACAGCCACCTTGCTACCAAACTGGAAGGTAAATGCAGATGTTGGTCCAAATATCATAACAGCTATAACACAGATGCAAGGACTTTGGATGGACTGCACATGGTACAGCACTGGGATGTTTAGCTGTACCCTGAAATACTCCGTTCTGTCACTCCCCATCTATATCCAGGCTGCACGGACCACCATGGTACTGTCTTGTATCCTATCAGCCTTTGGGATCTGCATCACTACAGTTGGAATGAAATGCACAAAGTTGGGAGGGGACTCTGACAGTAAAAGTCATGCTTGTTTTGCTGGAGGAGTCTGCTTCATTCTTGCAGGAATCTTTGGATTAGTACCAACATCCTGGTACacaagagaaattatttcaagttttcTGGACGAGAACATTCCAGAGAGCAGTAAACATGAACCAGGAGGAGCAGTTTATGCAGGATTCATTTCAGCTGGGTTTCTGCTTATTGCTGGTGTGATCTTCTGCACCTCCTGTTTCAAAAAGCAGCCAGGAGCATGGATTTGCCCTCCAAAGCAGCACCATTTCCCAGCCACAGAGCAAGAGAGCTACGCAGGTTACAACCTGAAGGACTATGTGTAA